Below is a genomic region from Erythrobacter aureus.
GCGAGCCGAGACAAGGAGATTGCGCATGGCATCGCGTAGCTCGCGGCGCTCTTGGGCATACTTGTCCGAGAACTTCGCGAGGTTCTTGTCGCACCACCGCACCATCTTGATGATGCCGCTATCGGAGACGGCATTCCGGTTGGCATCGAGGACGCGGAAATGGTCCCAGATGATGGCGAGCAGCATCTCGCGCGGGCGCTCGTACTTCTGGACGTCTTCGATCGCGTCGCTGAGGCGCGTGGCCCAGTAGAGAACCGACTTCACCTCTTCGCAGGCGAGGAAGCCCTTGGCGGTGTATTTCGGATGGATGCGGACTTCCATGGTGACCTCGTCAGAATGGGGCAGGGGAGAGAAGCGAGGGAGCCGGCGAAGGCCCCCTCGCAGCGAGGCTGTTATGCAGCCTGGTCGTCGCTGGCGCGCTCAGCGGCCTTTTCGGCGCGCTCTTCGCGGTCAGCATCGACCTTGCTCTGGACCCAGTCCCAGTAGCTGGCGCGCGTGTCGCCATTGGCGACCTCGTACTGCCAGTCTTCGCTCGGGTAGCCGGGGTGGTCTTCCCAGACGCCGTAGAAGTCGGCTTCGCGGCGAGGAGCATCGGTAGCGGCTTCATTCGAACCTTCGGCGATCGCCTTGATCTCGGTCCAGAGCGGGTTGTGCTTGTTGCTCTCGTCGTCGAGGTCGAAGTCTTCATCATCCGATTCCTCGGTGATGTAGGCCCAGGGGATGATCACATCGCCCTCGTCATCTTCGGACAGCTCGCCCGCCATGCGGGTGACGAGGTCGAGCGCCTTGGCGCTGCGGGCAGCGTAGCCAGCCGGGTCGTCGTCGACGAGATTGAACTTGTAGTCGACGCTCTTGCGCACTTCGATCTGCAGGACCTTGTCGTCAGGAATGCACGGCGTGTTGTAGCGGAGCGCATCTTCGAAGGACGAGTAGATGGCAGCTTCCTCGCTGACGAGAAGCTCGTAGGCGAGAGCAAGAGCCTGTGTTTCGAAATACTGGCTCTGAGTCTCGTAGCTGTCTCCGTCTCCATCGTCGCGGGGCGAGAAGACGGCGTCCTTGAGCATAGCCGAGAGGACGCCCGGCGTGAGAGCGTCATTGGGCCGGTATGCAATGCGAGCACCATCGAGTTCGTCCCCGCAGCTCCACGGGTCGAAATCCAAGGCGACATCGGTTTCGAGGTTGTGGAATTCGGTGGTGTCGGTCTTCGGGTCGAGCACCTTCACCTGCGCGGTGATGGCAGTTGCTTCGAAGCGGTCGGGGAATGCTTCGGGTTCTTCTTCGCCTTCGGCAGCGACTTTGGTGGTGACGGTGAAGCTTTTGGTTTCCCCGTCAACCTCGCCCTCGACGATGAAGTTGAGATCGGTGACACGGCGCATGTTGTCGTACCACGAATATCCTTCGAAGCGCCGGTCGGCGGAGAGGACCTTGCCCAGCAGAGGCAGGGCCAAGGCACGGTCGAGGGGCTGGTCGATCCACGCGTCATAGTTAGGGACCAGGACGTGCTCGTCAGTCACCTCGGTGATGTTACCGAGCGGCGGGTTGTTGCCGTGGTCAGCGGTATCAGCGACCCACGGGTAGAGCTGGGCCTTCGCTTCAGGGAGGTCGACGCCGAGTTCCTTGGCGCGCTCCCAGTGCCCGAACGGGAGCATGTGGAACTCCTGCTCGCCAATGGCACGGTAGATCGCGCGTTCGCAGGAGAGCCGAAGGTCGCGAAGGGTTTCGTTGTCGACGAATTCCTTGCGGGCCGGAAGAACCAGCTTGAGGTCAGGCGTCGAGCCGATATCGAGGCGGGCGTAATAGCTGTCGTGGCGACGCTCGTCGATGCTCGCGAGCTTCGTAGCAATGGTGAGACCATGAAAGTTCACGTTCTCTTCGTAGGTTCGCCACGCGCCACGGAAAATTCCGATGCGGCTGCCGTTCCATTCCTCGATGTACACAGCGTGCTCAAGGAAGTCCTCGGACGGAACCTCGGCGCCGTTGAGTTCGACGAGGACCGGGCAGAAGCGGGCGGCCTTGTGGATCTGGCTTTCGACGAAGCCCGGGTTGGTCTTGTCCAACACGAAGGTGATGGTCGTGCCGATGTCGCGCTCGGTTTCCGACAGGGGGATATCCTTTTCGCCCGTCCAAGCGTCCGGGTCGATCTCGGCGTACCAGGCGCTCTCCTGCGAAGCGTGGCGCGAGAAGATGGTGACCTGCTTACCAGCAAGGCTGAACACGCCCATGCCAGCCGGATCTTCGCTTTCGGAGACTTCTTCGCCCCAGCGCGAGGAACCAAGCGCAAGCATGCGCGACGGGTCATCGATGCCGCAGCCGTCGTCGGCGATCGTCACGCGGCTGGCACCGCATTCGATACCTTCAACGGTGAATTTGATGAGCGATGCGCCGGCCCGGCGCGAGTTCTGGATCAGCTCGTTGACGATGTCGGTGACAGTGCCGTTGAAGAGGCGAGTGACCTTGGTGATCGTCTCGGCGCTGACAGTGGCACGGATGGGGGTATATTCCATGGGGCTTTCCTTACTCAGGTGAATTCGAGAGAATTTGACAATCAGGCGAACAGCGGCAGGTCGTCGTAGCGAGCGGCCGCGCGGGGAGATGCAGCAGCGCGGGGCGGTTCAACGCCCTCCTGCCAGGCGACCAGAGCCTTCCCGAGAAGGTCGGCGAGCGCGTGGAAGGGCTTGGCCAGAATGGACTGGCCCAACATCTCGTGAGCACGCGTAAT
It encodes:
- a CDS encoding ATP-binding protein, which gives rise to MEYTPIRATVSAETITKVTRLFNGTVTDIVNELIQNSRRAGASLIKFTVEGIECGASRVTIADDGCGIDDPSRMLALGSSRWGEEVSESEDPAGMGVFSLAGKQVTIFSRHASQESAWYAEIDPDAWTGEKDIPLSETERDIGTTITFVLDKTNPGFVESQIHKAARFCPVLVELNGAEVPSEDFLEHAVYIEEWNGSRIGIFRGAWRTYEENVNFHGLTIATKLASIDERRHDSYYARLDIGSTPDLKLVLPARKEFVDNETLRDLRLSCERAIYRAIGEQEFHMLPFGHWERAKELGVDLPEAKAQLYPWVADTADHGNNPPLGNITEVTDEHVLVPNYDAWIDQPLDRALALPLLGKVLSADRRFEGYSWYDNMRRVTDLNFIVEGEVDGETKSFTVTTKVAAEGEEEPEAFPDRFEATAITAQVKVLDPKTDTTEFHNLETDVALDFDPWSCGDELDGARIAYRPNDALTPGVLSAMLKDAVFSPRDDGDGDSYETQSQYFETQALALAYELLVSEEAAIYSSFEDALRYNTPCIPDDKVLQIEVRKSVDYKFNLVDDDPAGYAARSAKALDLVTRMAGELSEDDEGDVIIPWAYITEESDDEDFDLDDESNKHNPLWTEIKAIAEGSNEAATDAPRREADFYGVWEDHPGYPSEDWQYEVANGDTRASYWDWVQSKVDADREERAEKAAERASDDQAA